A stretch of Ischnura elegans chromosome 4, ioIscEleg1.1, whole genome shotgun sequence DNA encodes these proteins:
- the LOC124157387 gene encoding DNA repair protein XRCC3 has product MEDLNIDRRIKESLEEAGIESVKSILAASETDFLTSANLSLSDIRQLRLAVSAHAHYPKRVFTLLSHEPSAPRWWGRRLSVGCPVLDLFLRGGIARSGVVELCGGSGSGKTQFCLQVALAAQIPSLQRTSSPLGTIFICTEDPFPSQRLRQLMKIFPERYPEVGGMALGDNIFVEHIADVASLKECLQVRIPHLLRTSPLSFGLIVLDSIAGVFRGSCEYDGNEAKEEQGKSIHSNILSRAKDLKEIGGELHSLSSSHGLSVICVNQVSDAMDNVQGFGLEKKIPALGLSWANMVTTRIMASRSQTYMSLEKNGDGRTLIRELEVIFSPELPPSKCQFAVLQSGVEGIP; this is encoded by the exons ATGGAAGACTTGAATATTGACCGTCGGATAAAAGAGAGTCTAGAGGAAG CGGGAATAGAAAGTGTTAAATCCATACTAGCAGCCTCTGAAACAGATTTTTTAACATCTGCAAATCTATCACTAAGCGACATAAGGCAGTTGCGTTTAGCTGTATCAGCACATGCCCACTATCCAAAAAGAGTATTTACCTTGTTAAGCCATGAGCCCTCGGCACCCAGATGGTGGGGAAGACGTTTGTCTGTTGGTTGTCCGGTGTTAGATCTATTTTTAAGAGGTGGGATAGCCAGAAGTGGAGTAGTAGAACTGTGCGGAGGCAGTGGTTCTGGTAAAACCCAGTTCTGTTTGCAAGTAGCCCTTGCTGCACAAATTCCATCTCTTCAGAGGACTTCGTCACCATTAG GGACAATATTCATTTGCACGGAAGATCCCTTCCCGTCACAGAGGTTAAGacagttgatgaaaatatttcctgagaGATATCCTGAAGTTGGTGGAATGGCTCTTGGCGATAACATATTTGTGGAACATATAGCAGATGTG GCTTCGCTGAAAGAATGCCTTCAAGTTAGAATTCCTCATCTTCTGCGAACTTCACCCCTTTCATTTGGCCTTATAGTATTGGACAGTATTGCTGGGGTGTTCCGCGGTAGCTGTGAGTATGACGGCAATGAAGCCAAGGAGGAGCAGGGAAAAAGCATCCATAGTAACATTCTCTCCAGAGCTAAAGATTTAAAGGAAATTGGTGGTGAACTACATAGTTTGTCAAGTTCTCATGGGTTATCCGTCATTTGTGTGAATCAG GTTTCAGATGCAATGGATAATGTCCAAGGCTTTGGATTAGAAAAGAAAATACCTGCCCTTGGATTATCTTGGGCTAATATGGTAACCACACGCATCATGGCCTCCAGGAGCCAGACCTACATGAGCttagaaaaaaatggtgatggaaGGACTCTCATTAGGGAATTAGAAGTCATATTTTCTCCAGAACTTCCCCCAAGTAAATGCCAATTTGCTGTTCTACAGTCTGGAGTTGAAGGAATACCgtaa
- the LOC124157388 gene encoding DNA-directed RNA polymerase II subunit RPB7 — MFYHISLEHEILLHPRYFGPQLLETVRQKLYTEVEGTCTGKYGFVIAVTTIDNIGAGIIQPGQGFVVYPVKYKAIVFRPFKGEVLDAVVTQVNKVGMFAEIGPLSCFISHHSIPADMEFCPNSNPPCYKSKEEDVVIQQDDEIRLKIVGTRVDASGIFAIGTLMDDYLGCLCN; from the exons aTGTTTTACCAT ATATCTTTAGAGCATGAAATCCTTCTTCATCCTCGGTACTTCGGACCACAACTTTTGGAAACTGTGAGGCAAAAATTGTACACTGAAGTTGAAGGTACTTGCACTGGAAA GTATGGCTTCGTCATTGCGGTGACAACGATTGACAATATAGGGGCAGGTATTATACAGCCCGGTCAAGGATTTGTGGTCTATCCGGTGAAGTACAAAGCCATCGTGTTCCGGCCTTTTAAAGGAGAGGTTTTGGACGCTGTGGTTACCCAAGTAAACAAG GTTGGGATGTTCGCCGAAATTGGACCACTTTCATGTTTTATATCTCATCAC TCCATTCCCGCAGACATGGAATTCTGCCCTAATTCTAATCCTCCTTGCTATAAATCCAAGGAAGAA GATGTTGTGATTCAGCAGGATGATGAAATCAGGTTGAAGATAGTTGGCACTCGTGTTGATGCCTCAGGAATA TTTGCTATTGGAACTCTAATGGATGATTATCTTG GTTGTCTATGCAACTAA